A region from the Malus domestica chromosome 07, GDT2T_hap1 genome encodes:
- the LOC103403531 gene encoding phenylacetaldehyde reductase-like, whose protein sequence is MRKVVCVTGASGYIASWLVKLLLQRGYIVKATVREPNDSRKTEHLLALDGAKERLQLFKANLLEEGSFDPAVDGCEGVFHTASPVQLSAADPQTELTDPAVKGTLNVLKSCVKFPTVKRVILTSSMAAVMVNGRPLNPDVVIDETWYSDQAICEQLKEWYFLSKTLAEEAAWKFSKENGIDLVTINPSYVIGPLLQPTLNLSVEMILNLKNDIPSIISSNYPSSDVRDVAFAHVQAFEVPSASGRYCFVGHVTPMSKALSILHELHPTFFPPEKCDDDKPCEPGYQISKEKAKSLGVNFLPLEVSLRDTIESLKEKGFLKL, encoded by the exons ATGAGGAAGGTGGTGTGCGTAACAGGAGCCTCCGGTTACATAGCATCATGGCTGGTGAAGCTCTTACTGCAACGAGGTTATATTGTCAAAGCCACTGTTCGTGAACCAA ATGATTCAAGGAAAACAGAACACCTGCTCGCACTTGATGGAGCAAAAGAAAGGCTTcagttgttcaaagcaaattTATTAGAAGAAGGATCTTTCGACCCTGCAGTCGATGGATGTGAAGGTGTTTTTCATACAGCATCGCCTGTACAACTTTCAGCCGCTGATCCGCAG ACAGAACTAACTGACCCTGCAGTGAAGGGCACACTCAATGTCCTAAAATCGTGCGTAAAATTTCCTACTGTCAAGAGAGTGATTTTAACATCTTCCATGGCGGCAGTCATGGTGAATGGAAGACCTTTGAACCCTGATGTGGTAATTGACGAAACATGGTATTCGGATCAAGCAATTTGTGAGCAGTTGAAG GAATggtattttctttcaaaaacttTAGCTGAGGAGGCTGCTTGGAAATTTTCCAAAGAAAATGGGATTGACTTGGTTACAATCAATCCATCATATGTGATTGGTCCGCTCCTACAGCCAACTCTTAATCTCTCTGTGGAGATGATTCTGAATCTCAAAAATG ATATCCCAAGTATAATCAGTTCAAATTATCCATCTAGTGATGTCAGAGATGTTGCCTTTGCTCATGTTCAAGCATTTGAAGTCCCTTCGGCTAGTGGCAGATATTGTTTCGTTGGCCATGTTACACCCATGTCCAAGGCTCTGAGTATTTTACATGAACTCCATCCCACTTTTTTCCCACCTGAAAA ATGTGATGATGACAAACCTTGTGAACCAGGCTATCAaatatcaaaggaaaaagcaaaaAGTTTGGGAGTTAATTTTCTTCCATTGGAAGTAAGTCTTAGGGACACTATTGAAAGCCTCAAAGAGAAGGGCTTCCTCAAGCTTTGA